In the Chaetodon trifascialis isolate fChaTrf1 chromosome 15, fChaTrf1.hap1, whole genome shotgun sequence genome, GGACATTTGTGTGGCACAGAAAACAAACGCGCGTCTCGTGTTCTGTTTGCAGCTCCGTAAAATACAAACACgtgaataaacacaaaacatgaaaatgtggGAAAACGTTAGTGACAAAGAATGAATGACCTCAAAGGATCTGAGAAAGCACGAGAACAGTTTGAAGTCGGATTAGACGGGAGGAGCAGATTCGATGAGGGACGTTTTGGAGGTTTTCTGTGTTCATGAAAcgtgtgcatgtttttacagGGAGCGCGGGGAAGTAACTGAAGTGAAGACACGTGTGGCGCTTTCAGCATGTCTCAATGTGGACACGCGTCTCCCGAAAGGTGCAGCCTGATGGTCTCTGAATGGAGGGCGTGCACGTGAGGAGCGTCAGCTGTGATGGCCGAGTGGTTAAGGCGTTGGACTTGAAATCCAATGGGGTCTCCCCGCGCAGGTTCGAACCCTGCTCGCAGCGTTTTGGCTTTGCGTTTGTGTTCAGTTACAGAATAACTTCAACCAAGTCTGAACCGTTTCTCACGAACCCTAACGCGCCACGTATCGAGACGCCagggattgattgattgatcgattgatCGGTCGACTCGTTCGGATCATCGTGAAGCTGAAAGTAGTTTTCTTCAAACTGACTTGATGTTCACTCGTTTATGTTCGTGTCTCCGTGCTTTCCTCATCCTGTCACTTCTCTATCTGTTTGATTTCATAAAGCAAATAACTGATCAACCGACAAAttgatcagcagattaatcaatcatGAAGATAATTGTTGATGTAAATTGTTTCTAATGTGAAGAATATTCCAGAACTCTTATCATTCTAATCATTATTAATTAGCTGTCAGGGTTTTTAATGCGTTTTCATTGCGTGTTGTTTAATATGttgaacacacgcacacgcgcgcacgcacacacacacgcacacgctcagagagagagagagggaggtagagAGACCTCCGGTAGTGACGGAGGCTCTCCGGTACCGGGAAGTGTTCAGCGAATGGAGGTTTCGGTTTCGGGGTCCACCGTTCACAGCGTGCCGAGCCTCCGTTTATCAATCAGCACTGATCGACTGTTGATGCCGCCGCTGCGCAGCCGCCCCGCGCGCcccccatcatcatcacatcccTGTTGTCTCACCGGAGGATGAGTCGGTAGGAAGCTAACCGCTAGCTAACGTTAccgagcggcggcggcgggcGGTTTCTcatgtcttttcatgttttggcGTCGTTCAGCAGCGATCAGCGGAGCCGTTACCGTCGCGAACCGGTCCGGACCTTCGATGGCTGTCGGTCGGTGCTCCGTCGCGCTGCCCGGTTAGCTTAGCAGGGAGGATGCAGAAGCTAGCCGCCGTTAGCTCCGCAGCTGTTTATTTATATCGGTGTTATGTAAGAGCGGAGCCCGTTTAGCcgagctagctaacgttagcctgtcATGATGAATGACGCGCAACAAGAAATGTCTCCAGATTTCGTCCTGATGCGTCTCGTGTCTGCGGCGGAGTACGACCGGCTGGACGAGCCCGACGACCTGATGTCCGGAGGCGGCGGGTTCGGGCCCGTGAAATCCGTGCTGGGTCACCACGGCGGCGGCATCAGCGGCGGGTTTGATCTGGACCCCAGCGGCCCCTCTGCAGGCCTCGGCTCGGCCTCCCCGCACTACAGCTCGCCGCTCCCCGGAAAAGGCGAGCTGGACGGCGGGCTGGTGTTGACGCAGGCCCCGCCGGGCTCCGAGGCGCCGCTGTCCCCTCCGCCTCCGGAGGACTTCGCCGTAGCAGCCCAGCGGTTTGTGGACTTCCCGGTGCAGCACGGCTCGGGAGGACACGGGTCGAGGGCGCAGCTGATGGTATTTCAGAACCTGCTACGGTCCGGAGACCGGATCCTGGAGTGCGGACTGGAGCAGCCGCCCCCGGGGTTCCTccaggaggaagcagagagacagagacagcagcaggactctGGATCAGGTACTGGTCCTGGTAGCACAACAGCTGGCCCTGGTCCTGGAGGCGGGAAGGACCAGAACTCACACTGTGTCCCCTCCGCAGAGGAAAATCTGCAGCCACCGCAGCCACAACTCCTCCAGTGGCACCCTGTTGTCAGACTGTCCAAAGGGTCTGATGGATCCCAGACCCCCCAGCAGGTTATCCCGGGACTGGACTCTGGGTCTGGGTCAGTCCTGTGCCACCGACACCGCCTGCTGACAGACCGACTAGCTAAATGGCCCCCGGGCCTGCTGGACCAAGCCCTGCGTCTGGGTCTACTGGAGACCAGGAAGAACTGCCCCACCGGGGATGAGGACCCAGTACTGGCTCTAGCACGGAGGCTGGGCCAGCTgggtgaggggagggagggtggaggaggtggtgggggtgAGCTGGTGCTTCCGCTCCCTCGTTGTTCTTGTCACAGTGTGCTGGCCTCAGGGACGGGGGGCATGGGACCCGGTGAGGACCCGAGTGAGACCAGCGACGCCCTGCTGGTCCTGGAAGGTCTGGGTTCTGAAGAAGTAGGAAGACTTGGGGAGGTCGGGGACAGGGATGGAGGGAACATGGGGGACTCTGAGAAAGGGGAGAGGGTGGGGGTAGTTGGTGGGTCATCTGGGGGGGCGGGGCCTGTGTTCTCCAGCGGGACTCTAAGTGGTCTGATGCAGCAGGTCCACAGACTGGCGGAGGAGGCGGGGGTCTGCACCGATCAGGGCTGCCGGTCGTCACTGGCTGTTCTCGGTGCTTCggtgtccctccctccctgtgtgGACCCCCGACCCCCCAACAGCAGCACCGCCCCCTGCCCATACCTCCCTGTCCGCCCGCAGGCCCTCCGTGCGGCAGCAGCCCTCAGTGGACTCCAGGTCTCCCCTGaccctctcctgtcctcctgcccAGACCCGAGCCCCCGCCCCCAGCATCAGCACCAGTCCCGCTCCCAGCCTCAGAGCCGAGCCACCACCCCCAAACTTGGCGTGGCCTCGGGGGGAGTGGGACGGTGCCCCTCTCCACTGGTAGTCCTGGAGGGGGacgtgggaggaggaggaggaggaggaagggccGGGGAGAAGACACCACGTGGGAAGTCGAGAAAAGGGGGGTCCCTGAAAGTCCGGCTCAGCAAGCTGTTCAGAACCAAGAGCTCCAGCGGAGGGTCGGGGGGGCTCCTGGACAAGAGGCCCTCCCTGGCATCGTCCACCTCGTCCGGGGGGAGTCTCCTGGATGTGTGGGGGTCCACCTGCAGCAACATGgagcaggacagcagcaggtaagagacGCACATCGTGTTTGATCTGTTGATTATCTTATAATTGGATTGATTGATAGTTTGGAGTCTCCTGAGCAGTGAGGATGCTGATCAGGATCAGAGGGGGTTCGATCCTGACCTGAGACTGGCTTTAACAATGACAgaggggtggacaaaataacaagaacGGGTCTTAGCTTGTAACTCCAGATTGTGTTTAGGACAGCTGCAGTTGAGGATTGAGACGAGCGAGAGGACGACATTTTCCACAGATGAGTTTATGAGACAGACTCGTCTCTGAACTGAGATCCACGTCTTCATGAAGGGACACCTTCTCAGAGACACAaacttctgtctgtgtggacagtTTGAGTGATGTCAGCGCTGAAGTTTcctccaaacacagacaggaaacatcaAACTGACACACTGACGTTTGAAGGAACCTTTGATCCATCAGCTCAATCAGAAACTGCTGATCACTTTGTCCTCCGCGTTAACATCACTTATTGATCACGAGTGATCGGAGGTGCAGGCCGTGCGGTGCTGAAAGGTGTTCTGGTATTTTGTCCACCCTCCTGCAGTGGCTGAAGCTGCTCTCAGGTCAGTGTTTAGCACTggtctaaaaataaaacagcagacaaacttCAGACGACTCGGCACAACTTTTTCCAACTGTTGTCATGGCGACAAGCATCCCAGCTGTTCAGGAGAGAGACGAGGCGTTTCCATGACAGTGGTGACTTTGCTCTGATGACACAGAGCTCGTAACCAATGGCGAAAGTGTTTGGAACTGTTTGGAAtgctcaggtgtgtcaggtgtcCTCTGGTGAAAGGGACAGGTGAACACAGGTgtaaaacaacaggaagttggTTTTTATAGTGTGTGAACAGGtggagctgacacacacacaacacacgaGCTCATtcagtgtgacatcacttcctgtggagATCATTATCTCTGATGTCATCCAGAAATCCACTCAgatgacagagaagaaaagttTGAATTCTCCTTCAGTCCACAGTGATTCAAGAGTTCACTGCTAACGGGAGCTGCTAACAGGTGCTGCTAACAGGTGCTGCTAAcgggagctgctaacaggagctgctaacggGAGCTGCTAACAGGTGCTGCTAACGGGACCTGCTAACGGGAGCTGCTAACAGgtgctgctaacaggagctgctaacggGAGCTGCTAACGGGAGCTGCTAACGGGAGCTGCTAACGGTTAATTCAGCAGACtgtttttggaaacattttcactgaattGAAACAGACTGTTTACATCccttaaagaagaagaagaaacatactttttattatcacacacagagtttagctgcacacacacacacacaccatgcttccgtggagtggtgggctgccagccgacagcagcgcccggggacccaactctctgtcgtcgccattggtcaggtggtcttcttgcatgtttttagtgggggtatttaaggaggaaacccaggtgaacatggggagaacatgcaaactccacacagaaaggcccctttcctcgagcagcaggcactgaaggcatggtggaggacacgccaccagcg is a window encoding:
- the LOC139343482 gene encoding suppressor of cytokine signaling 7-like; translated protein: MMNDAQQEMSPDFVLMRLVSAAEYDRLDEPDDLMSGGGGFGPVKSVLGHHGGGISGGFDLDPSGPSAGLGSASPHYSSPLPGKGELDGGLVLTQAPPGSEAPLSPPPPEDFAVAAQRFVDFPVQHGSGGHGSRAQLMVFQNLLRSGDRILECGLEQPPPGFLQEEAERQRQQQDSGSGTGPGSTTAGPGPGGGKDQNSHCVPSAEENLQPPQPQLLQWHPVVRLSKGSDGSQTPQQVIPGLDSGSGSVLCHRHRLLTDRLAKWPPGLLDQALRLGLLETRKNCPTGDEDPVLALARRLGQLGEGREGGGGGGGELVLPLPRCSCHSVLASGTGGMGPGEDPSETSDALLVLEGLGSEEVGRLGEVGDRDGGNMGDSEKGERVGVVGGSSGGAGPVFSSGTLSGLMQQVHRLAEEAGVCTDQGCRSSLAVLGASVSLPPCVDPRPPNSSTAPCPYLPVRPQALRAAAALSGLQVSPDPLLSSCPDPSPRPQHQHQSRSQPQSRATTPKLGVASGGVGRCPSPLVVLEGDVGGGGGGGRAGEKTPRGKSRKGGSLKVRLSKLFRTKSSSGGSGGLLDKRPSLASSTSSGGSLLDVWGSTCSNMEQDSSRLQVSRPHSAFSPVPFTPAFTGETVSLVDVDISRRGGNSLHPPTPPPPPRRSLSLLDDFGGPPQQQGPFMEQSVGASMQSLPPRPLVLPPSLTIQHSLSLNDTFLRGLPRPVPLRPDPQHPPPRLAPRCPLSRPDAGSFATSLRELEKCGWYWGPMNWEDAEMKLKGKPDGSFLVRDSSDPRYILSLSFRSQGVTHHTRMEHYRGTFSLWCHPKFEDRCHSVVEFIERAIMHSKNGKFLYFLRSRVPGLPPTPVQLLYPVSRFSSVKSLQHLCRFCIRQLVRIDHIQELPLPTPLISYLRKFYYYDPEEEINPSLKERGPEPSSQPGVQSQT